A genomic segment from Lineus longissimus chromosome 15, tnLinLong1.2, whole genome shotgun sequence encodes:
- the LOC135499866 gene encoding transcription factor Sp9-like isoform X1, which yields MNFACALQSGFYQYPGITNNEHPSFGGTPLAMLAAQCNKLQDKSPMAHDPSVGKGFHPWKKSGPSATTPTGLPLASQRVPGLSTTISSASLPYPNTSVTSSCASPYKGDIFYPTSSANSHVQTDSIIQKVHGDSGLGNGGFGSVYSRVAGVTGHPYESWPFNVPTASHSIKTEAPGVNSAQSWWDMHSNHSNWFADVSNAASGLHSQISANYPSSDYALGALGSNGSPFLSSSQHLLQDTYKSMLPSQNDLSSTAVSNPFLPRPGLPSLPSPRSQRRYTGRATCDCPNCQEAERLGPAGAHLKRKNIHSCHIPGCGKVYNKTSHLKAHLRWHTGERPFVCNWLFCGKRFTRSDELQRHLRTHTGEKRFACPVCNKRFMRSDHLSKHVKTHNGGKKSGSSSDSECSQGDDGCSPPNTPINPTSPLNHHQGLKQDVDVKHIQRE from the exons ATGAATTTTGCATGCGCCCTCCAGTCTGGGTTTTACCAGTACCCGGGTATCACAAACAAT gaacATCCATCATTCGGTGGTACCCCATTGGCAATGCTTGCCGCACAGTGCAATAAACTCCAAGACAAATCCCCTATGGCCCATGACCCGTCAGTCGGCAAGGGGTTCCACCCCTGGAAGAAATCTGGCCCGTCCGCCACGACACCTACCGGCCTACCCTTGGCATCACAGCGAGTACCCGGATTGAGCACAACAATATCATCTGCCTCGTTACCGTACCCAAATACCagtgtgacgtcatcatgtgCCTCACCTTACAAGGGTGATATATTCTACCCTACATCATCAGCGAATTCTCACGTCCAAACGGATTCTATAATTCAAAAAGTCCATGGTGACTCTGGACTCGGAAACGGAGGATTCGGGAGTGTTTACTCACGCGTTGCCGGGGTAACCGGTCACCCGTATGAATCATGGCCGTTCAACGTGCCCACGGCGTCCCACAGCATAAAGACGGAGGCCCCAGGGGTCAATTCCGCCCAGTCCTGGTGGGATATGCACTCAAATCATTCAAATTGGTTCGCCGATGTTTCAAACGCTGCAAGTGGACTGCATTCACAAATCTCAGCCAATTACCCTAGTTCGGACTATGCGCTTGGCGCGCTGGGATCTAATGGTTCCCCGTTCCTTTCATCAAGCCAACATCTCCTACAGGACACTTACAAATCCATGTTACCGTCTCAGAACGACTTGAGCTCGACGGCGGTGTCTAACCCCTTCCTGCCACGTCCCGGACTCCCCTCTTTACCGAGCCCACGATCCCAGCGGCGCTACACCGGCCGGGCGACCTGTGACTGTCCGAACTGTCAAGAGGCCGAGAGACTCGGCCCGGCTGGGGCACATCTCAAGCGAAAGAACATTCACAGCTGCCATATTCCGGGTTGTGGAAAGGTTTACAACAAAACTTCACATCTCAAAGCACATTTGCGCTGGCATACTGGGGAACGTCCATTCGTCTGCAACTGGCTGTTCTGCGGGAAGCGGTTCACCCGGTCAGATGAACTCCAGCGTCACCTACGGACCCATACAGGTGAGAAGAGATTCGCCTGCCCTGTGTGCAATAAGAGGTTCATGAGGAGTGACCATTTGAGTAAACACGTCAAGACCCACAATGGTGGCAAGAAGAGTGGAAGTAGTAGTGACTCTGAGTGCAGTCAAGGTGACGATGGATGCTCTCCCCCGAACACCCCTATTAACCCAACATCTCCCCTTAATCATCATCAGGGTCTAAAACAAGATGTGGACGTGAAGCACATTCAGAGAGAATGA
- the LOC135499866 gene encoding transcription factor Sp9-like isoform X2 has translation MLAAQCNKLQDKSPMAHDPSVGKGFHPWKKSGPSATTPTGLPLASQRVPGLSTTISSASLPYPNTSVTSSCASPYKGDIFYPTSSANSHVQTDSIIQKVHGDSGLGNGGFGSVYSRVAGVTGHPYESWPFNVPTASHSIKTEAPGVNSAQSWWDMHSNHSNWFADVSNAASGLHSQISANYPSSDYALGALGSNGSPFLSSSQHLLQDTYKSMLPSQNDLSSTAVSNPFLPRPGLPSLPSPRSQRRYTGRATCDCPNCQEAERLGPAGAHLKRKNIHSCHIPGCGKVYNKTSHLKAHLRWHTGERPFVCNWLFCGKRFTRSDELQRHLRTHTGEKRFACPVCNKRFMRSDHLSKHVKTHNGGKKSGSSSDSECSQGDDGCSPPNTPINPTSPLNHHQGLKQDVDVKHIQRE, from the coding sequence ATGCTTGCCGCACAGTGCAATAAACTCCAAGACAAATCCCCTATGGCCCATGACCCGTCAGTCGGCAAGGGGTTCCACCCCTGGAAGAAATCTGGCCCGTCCGCCACGACACCTACCGGCCTACCCTTGGCATCACAGCGAGTACCCGGATTGAGCACAACAATATCATCTGCCTCGTTACCGTACCCAAATACCagtgtgacgtcatcatgtgCCTCACCTTACAAGGGTGATATATTCTACCCTACATCATCAGCGAATTCTCACGTCCAAACGGATTCTATAATTCAAAAAGTCCATGGTGACTCTGGACTCGGAAACGGAGGATTCGGGAGTGTTTACTCACGCGTTGCCGGGGTAACCGGTCACCCGTATGAATCATGGCCGTTCAACGTGCCCACGGCGTCCCACAGCATAAAGACGGAGGCCCCAGGGGTCAATTCCGCCCAGTCCTGGTGGGATATGCACTCAAATCATTCAAATTGGTTCGCCGATGTTTCAAACGCTGCAAGTGGACTGCATTCACAAATCTCAGCCAATTACCCTAGTTCGGACTATGCGCTTGGCGCGCTGGGATCTAATGGTTCCCCGTTCCTTTCATCAAGCCAACATCTCCTACAGGACACTTACAAATCCATGTTACCGTCTCAGAACGACTTGAGCTCGACGGCGGTGTCTAACCCCTTCCTGCCACGTCCCGGACTCCCCTCTTTACCGAGCCCACGATCCCAGCGGCGCTACACCGGCCGGGCGACCTGTGACTGTCCGAACTGTCAAGAGGCCGAGAGACTCGGCCCGGCTGGGGCACATCTCAAGCGAAAGAACATTCACAGCTGCCATATTCCGGGTTGTGGAAAGGTTTACAACAAAACTTCACATCTCAAAGCACATTTGCGCTGGCATACTGGGGAACGTCCATTCGTCTGCAACTGGCTGTTCTGCGGGAAGCGGTTCACCCGGTCAGATGAACTCCAGCGTCACCTACGGACCCATACAGGTGAGAAGAGATTCGCCTGCCCTGTGTGCAATAAGAGGTTCATGAGGAGTGACCATTTGAGTAAACACGTCAAGACCCACAATGGTGGCAAGAAGAGTGGAAGTAGTAGTGACTCTGAGTGCAGTCAAGGTGACGATGGATGCTCTCCCCCGAACACCCCTATTAACCCAACATCTCCCCTTAATCATCATCAGGGTCTAAAACAAGATGTGGACGTGAAGCACATTCAGAGAGAATGA